One Rhipicephalus microplus isolate Deutch F79 chromosome 4, USDA_Rmic, whole genome shotgun sequence genomic window carries:
- the LOC119172574 gene encoding acetylcholinesterase, whose amino-acid sequence MGSRSTSSASSRRPPPPVYENQDEDQDSSLVRTTEKEDFEEEREQAFLFQALEYGCMTLCCATAATLALWILYLGRKGGTEHALQRRSLELSHSVVTSSGSLRGVWVDDGNNGTVLAFFGVPYAEPPLGAARFQRPTPVRPWNGELRATFKAPPCPPQWLRSAERTQGKPSPEWTEDCLHVNLWTPGLSPAKLRPVVVLLHGGHFTHGSNRQRQYDGAQMATRCDCVVAVPNYRLGVFGFLFGNVSGFPGNQGLWDQHLAIQWLKRNAAAFGGDPRSLVLWGVDAGAISAGLHILSPLSGSALISRAVLQGGSPLSCLGESADAENVRLTVHKLCASPDETAEDERRALACLQAALASALVALPVDDYFAQTLSPFLPTYGDPLVPVDPKILASSRRPLPVSGAPLSVLVGFTWGEGQHFLARFLDASTNGSWAHFTPDQHRSTVSALFTFTFGEEILEAENLRTDLDSLNDARRVFRHYGALLDDALYVCPALAFADYLSDAALVHVYEFAVVDHENGTPAEAPTTHSDDFHAAFHDGAGSQGVQAFNDAVLSFIGAG is encoded by the exons ATGGGTTCTCGTTCTACTTCGAGTGCTTCCAGCCGACGCCCGCCACCTCCTGTGTACGAGAACCAAGACGAAGATCAAGATTCGAGTTTAGTGCGTACGACGGAAAAGGAAGACTTCGAAGAGGAGCGAGAGCAAGCATTTCTCTTTCAAGCACTCGAGTATGGAT GCATGACGTTGTGTTGTGCGACGGCTGCCACGCTGGCACTCTGGATCCTCTATCTGGGCCGCAAGGGAGGCACGGAGCATGCACTCCAGCGGCGATCGCTGGAACTGAGCCACTCGGTGGTCACGAGCAGCGGCAGCTTGCGCGGAGTGTGGGTGGACGACGGCAACAACGGCACCGTGCtggccttcttcggcgtgccgtaCGCCGAGCCCCCTCTGGGCGCCGCCCGGTTCCAGAGACCCACGCCCGTGCGACCATGGAACGGCGAGCTGAGAGCCACGTTCAAG GCGCCACCTTGCCCGCCGCAATGGCTGCGCTCCGCAGAACGGACGCAAGGCAAGCCGAGTCCTGAGTGGACCGAGGACTGCCTGCACGTCAACCTGTGGACTCCGGGATTGAGCCCGGCTAAACTGCGGCCAGTGGTGGTGCTCCTGCACGGCGGCCACTTTACGCACGGCTCCAACAGGCAGCGCCAATACGACGGAGCTCAGATGGCCACACGCTGTGACTGTGTCGTCGCTGTGCCAAACTACAG ACTGGGCGTGTTCGGGTTCCTGTTCGGCAACGTGTCCGGCTTCCCTGGCAACCAGGGCCTCTGGGACCAGCACCTTGCCATTCAGTGGCTCAAGCGAAATGCCGCTGCCTTCGGCGGAGACCCACGAAGCCTGGTACTTTGGGGCGTCGACGCTGGCGCCATCAGCGCCGGACTGCACATCCTGTCACCGTTGAGTGGCAGTGCGCTCATCTCGAGGGCAGTGCTTCAG GGCGGCTCGCCTCTGTCCTGCCTGGGGGAGAGCGCAGACGCCGAGAATGTGCGGTTGACTGTGCACAAGCTCTGTGCGTCTCCCGACGAGACGGCGGAAGACGAGCGTCGCGCCCTGGCCTGCCTACAGGCGGCGCTCGCGTCGGCACTGGTGGCGTTGCCCGTGGACGACTATTTCGCGCAGACGCTGAGCCCGTTCCTGCCCACGTACGGCGATCCCCTGGTGCCCGTGGACCCCAAG ATACTGGCATCCAGCAGGCGGCCCCTTCCGGTTTCGGGCGCCCCGCTGTCGGTGCTGGTGGGCTTCACGTGGGGCGAAGGGCAGCACTTCCTCGCGCGTTTCCTGGATGCCTCGACGAACGGCTCGTGGGCGCACTTCACGCCGGACCAGCACCGCAGCACCGTCTCTGCCCTGTTCACGTTCACCTTCGGCGAGGAGATCCTGGAAGCCGAGAACCTGCGCACAGACCTGGACTCGTTGAACGATGCGCGCCGCGTGTTCCGCCACTACGGCGCCCTGCTGGACGATGCGCTGTACGTGTGTCCGGCGCTCGCGTTCGCCGATTACCTGTCCGACGCGGCCCTGGTGCACGTGTACGAGTTCGCGGTCGTCGACCACGAGAACGGCACGCCAGCCGAGGCGCCGACGACGCACAGTGACGACTTCCACGCTGCCTTTCATGACGGCGCCGGTTCTCAAGGCGTGCAAGCATTCAACGACGCCGTCCTCTCCTTCATCGGCGCAGGGTAG